The nucleotide window TTAGTATCCGCTTCGCCCATGCAAGGAGCTACTCCCATGTTAACGTGgcatatttcccccccctgaccAAGTGAGCCGAACGCGTTGAGCTGGGCACCCATCACCCCACCATGGAAGAAGCTGATGAGAAGTTGAGTCGAAAGAAGAAGGCCTGCTTCCCGGAGAGGAACTCCCCTTCAGAGGGAAACCAAAagagtaaaaagaaaaaaataaaagctgGAAGCAACATAGGGAGCAAGGAAGGTGAGGAGGTGGCCAGGGGGGAGTCTCCCCCGAGTAGCCCCCCACCCCATGAGGACCCCCTACCATTTGactttataacaaaaaatgattataaaaaatacgacGAGTTTGTGAAATTCTGTGAGGAGAGTTTTGCCTACATTGACATGGAAGACGTGAATAAGCACATCGCTGCTCTGAGAGCGCGGGGTGGCCAGGCGGGGTTGTACCTGTCCAATGTGGTTAGCAGTTCGGGGGacgaggggggagagggtGGCTGCGACGGGGAGGGGCCGGCCGCCACCCCCAGGCGCGAGCAAAGGTACACGAAGAATCTCAAGCTGGTGAACATAAAGAGGTGCAAGCGGGCCAGGCTCAACTTGATACTCATTAGGAAGAAgcacacggggggggggcagcacaTGGGGGAGCAGTACCAGGGGGGTGAGCAGCGCGAGGGGGGACACACCACTTCACATGAAGCTGCTTCTCATCGAACCGCTGCCCACCAAgagggggacccccccgGCGCGAAGAAAAACACCGTGGTCGTGTCGCCCATTTTCATGCCAGTGGGCACGAAGAGCTGCATCAAGGGGCTCGTGCAGGAAGAAGTGCAGCTGCTCTGCAACGACATAATCCTCAGCAACACGTATCACCTAGCCAACATATATGAAATGTCTACGTTTGTAAAAAACGGGGGCATCAATAACTTCATCCGCTTCCCCAACGCGATGCTCACCGACTCGGGGGGGTTCCAGATGGTCTCCCTGAGCAAGCGGATAAGGATCCTGGAGGAGGGCATCCTCTTCGATAACATTTACGACGCGGGGGTTATGCGCAGGAATGTGCGCGCGGTGGGGGGAGCGAGTGGAGTGAGGGGAGTGAGCGAAGTGAAGGAAGGGGTGGAAGGGAGGGGAGCGATGGAAGCGAGTGGAGTGAAGGAAGCGATCGAAGCGAGTGACGCGAAGGAagccgggggggggagggaaatcCTGCTGACGCCCGAGGCCTCCATCCGGCTGCAGAACCAAATCGGGAGCGACATCATCATGGCCCTGGACGACGTGCGCCCGGCAACGGAAACGGACGTGCAGAAGATAGAGGAGGCGACGCACAGGACCAACAGGTGGTTGCAGCGGTGCGTACAAGCCCACAGCAGGGAAAGAGAGCAAACCCTCTTTGGCATCATCCAGGGGGGTCTCCACATTAGATTAAGAAACCAATCGATGGACTTCATTTTGAAGCAGAAGCTGAATGGGTATGCTGTGGGAGGTCTTTGCGGtggagagagaaaaagggACTTCATCAACGTGGTGCACCATTGctcaaatgagaaaaataaaaaatggaatcaTTTGCCAGAAAATAAATGCAGATACATTATGGGAATTGGCTACCTCGCTGACATCCTCTTTTGCTCTCTCCTGGGTTACGACATGTACGACTGCGTATACGCTTCGAGGACGGCTCGCTTTAACACCGCCTTGAGTTATGATGGCACAATAAAATTGAAGCAAGCCAAATATGCCTTTGATTTCTCTCCACTTGTGACCAACTGCCACTGCTATGTGTGTTCCAAATTTTCTAAGTCGGCTCTGCATCTACTCATTTCGAAGAAGAACCCAATTGTGAATGTCCTGCTCACCATccataatatttattttaccctGCACTTCTGCTACCTCCTCCGAGTTGCCATCTTTTTGGAGA belongs to Plasmodium vivax chromosome 3, whole genome shotgun sequence and includes:
- a CDS encoding queuine tRNA-ribosyltransferase, putative (encoded by transcript PVX_000560A), with the protein product MEEADEKLSRKKKACFPERNSPSEGNQKSKKKKIKAGSNIGSKEGEEVARGESPPSSPPPHEDPLPFDFITKNDYKKYDEFVKFCEESFAYIDMEDVNKHIAALRARGGQAGLYLSNVVSSSGDEGGEGGCDGEGPAATPRREQRYTKNLKLVNIKRCKRARLNLILIRKKHTGGGQHMGEQYQGGEQREGGHTTSHEAASHRTAAHQEGDPPGAKKNTVVVSPIFMPVGTKSCIKGLVQEEVQLLCNDIILSNTYHLANIYEMSTFVKNGGINNFIRFPNAMLTDSGGFQMVSLSKRIRILEEGILFDNIYDAGVMRRNVRAVGGASGVRGVSEVKEGVEGRGAMEASGVKEAIEASDAKEAGGGREILLTPEASIRLQNQIGSDIIMALDDVRPATETDVQKIEEATHRTNRWLQRCVQAHSREREQTLFGIIQGGLHIRLRNQSMDFILKQKLNGYAVGGLCGGERKRDFINVVHHCSNEKNKKWNHLPENKCRYIMGIGYLADILFCSLLGYDMYDCVYASRTARFNTALSYDGTIKLKQAKYAFDFSPLVTNCHCYVCSKFSKSALHLLISKKNPIVNVLLTIHNIYFTLHFCYLLRVAIFLEKTDLFVTTFLYNYFVIGCRNGNYKIPDDDKGADEQGEAAAETKAAAETKAAAETKAAAESKAVAETNAVAETNAAALISATAPTGDRKDEMVKELKDKLPHWALQALQYAEIELSF